CCACAGTAAACGAAGACGGCAGAACATCAGCACAAACTGATCTTTACATGTGTCACTGCAAAATGGAGTGCCGAAGCTCTGATCACACAAACGTGCAGGAAGCAGCCTGAGAACACCCATTTCGTGTAGCATTTCCTTCACAGATTGCAGGAAGACCACCTCCAGTCTTGAAACACACTTGAGACAGTTTGCTGAAGGTAACGTGAGGCCTGTAAATAGTTTCCTAGGTACATCATCAGCAACAAACAAGGCAAGAAACAGGTTCTGCGAAACAAGGCTGTGATCTTCGGGAACCGGTGCTTGGATTCCTTCAGGAAAAAGTGAACAAGACGGCCAGCTATGTAGTAGTGAGCATTGTCCTGTATGAGTCTGTTCACCGGTGAAATACTCTCTAGTGGCTGAATCCACATCACTCAGCATGTCGCTACTCTGTTCTTCATGTTCGGTGCTCACAACCGACGACATAGGATGATGCAGCACCTTTTGATGCTCCGGAGGTTGTGCGCCACCTACAAGAAAAAATGCACTTCAATGCAGTACACGGCACACGAGGAACCTAAAACGGCAGCCATAACAATTGCTTCTCCTTGCACTGACTCACGTAAGCAACGTCATGCACAACATTTGCGTCGTAAAGACAGCTATATGCACATTGCGGTATGTCAGAAATTATGTGGGATAAAGGTCAACAAAAAGCAACCCTGGACAGCCGCCACAGAAGCAGATGGCAGTTCAGTGGCACGGTTCAGGTGTATAGGATTGTTGTACAATACACTGCTAGGTAATCGGAAGGCACGTGTCATGTTTGTTCTGAGTTTAATGTCTCCTCAAATCACCAGGAAACCATATTTGTTAGATGTGTTTTTGATTGCCACAAAGTACCATCCAGCTCCTTGTACTCAAGAACTGCAAAATACAGTAAATCGAAGCACACCAACAAAAACAACAGCTTGTCGCACCAGTGAGATCTACATTTCCACGTTTTTTTCCCACTACATGTATCTTATCAGAAGCTCACCAAACTGTTCGTGGCTTGATCCAAAGTGGGTTTCCCACAATGGCCAATTGAGTGTCTGAATGATGAGTAAAACAGGGGGCTATAGCACATAACATGAAATATGATGCAAAACATACTACCTAGAAGCAAGAGTTTGGCAACAATTCCTGAGGTAGATGGGGCAGACACGGTTGTCACGTGTTTGTCACTAGATATGTCTATGAAACGATTTGGTCGCAATATTAAATGTGATGTCACATAACCTACAGCACTGTACTCACTACACACAATGAATAAATAACTGGGGAGTGGACAACCTAGAACAAAAATGACCCAAACTTTAGCCCTATATAAGATGTCAGGCATTTGGTTTGTAGAAACATGTACGAATccccattttctctctctcatagctctgtttgttgctgttgttatgTTTTCGTCATGCTATGGTCGAGGAGGCATCCAGCCTGTGTTTGGGCTTCTGGCTGTCTTCGGCTTTCGGTTATGGTACGTTGTAGTTTAAGTCCATATAGTTTCACTTCATTATGTGGGAGAAATCACTGACCCAGAGAAGGCTTGGCGCGACGGAGCTCCTGTAACCAATCGAAGAATTCTGCGGAAAGCAATACAAATCATTACGTACATGTTCCGAAAATCAGCGATTGGCTATATTTGAGTTTAGGCACCAGCGTACCTGCCTTTATGAACCAGCACATCTACCAAAGAACGGAGCCGATGGTCCGTCACTCGCACAGATGGGCGAGCGTTTCCGCGTAAGCGCTTTTCTGTTGCTCCGGTGAACTGGTCTTCGGTGAAGTGTACGCAGCATAGCCAACGGTCCTTTGGCCGCGGTGCTCGCCAGCTTCAGACAAGTTGGCGTACGTTTCCCCAGAAAACATCTTCAATTCATATCAGAGCCAATTTCAAAACCTCACAAACAGCGCCAGACAAATGCGTTTGACAGTGGGAGAAACACACGAACCTCTCGTCATCGTGGGTTGGGAAGTGGAAAAGTGATTCCGGGAGTCTTGTTGCTGTTGCTGCACCACTTCGCGGCGCGGTAACGGCCCATGGCCTTCCACGCCACGCTCCGCAAATATTTCAATAAGCAGCAAACATCAAAAGGCACGAAATATCACAAAAAGTCCACCAACGAGACACAAATGCACCGCACAGACGAGCCGGAGACCGGAAGCCCGGACCTGTTTCTGGAAAAGCCGGTTCCGAACGGTGTTAAATTCCTTGGATCTGCGTGTTTTTTCTCGAGCAGCGACTGCAGCGCAATCGATTCAATGCATTATTGTTGCGGCGAAGTCACCGAACTATTTCATGTACCAAACTCGACTAGTTTCGAACTAGGTGTCGCTGCCGTCAAAAAACGACCTATTTGCCCCCTGGGGACATTCGCTTGAACGTCGAAGCTGAGGGGCCCTGGCGCCGCTGCTATTTTCGACATATTCGTTCTTAAGGAAAAGTGTTGTGTGTCCATTCTTGCGTCTTCTTGTGTCTTCCATTGCTTGCTATTGAATACTGGCATtcaacaagctagttatatatAAAGAAATTTCATTACCCTGATCTGATGGTGTGCACACTAAAAACAGTGCGAGATGTACACAGACACGCTGTACGGGCTAAAACAAGCAGTGGGCATCCGAAACACACTTCCTTCGGTTCTTACATAGAGCctcatttcttgaaaatagcGAGCAATAATAGTTCTGATGTGACTGTGAACAGCAGGCACATTTTAGCCGAGCTTATTTCCACTTGTACAGCTTGCGCCAAAAGtccacggaacacgcgagcggcgttttTCTCCGCGCCGCGCCACCCTAGCAGCGGCCGGAAGTTGCCGGTAGCGGACAGGTTCATTCATTTTGAGGGGGGCGCAGGGCATAACACAGGCAGCGACAAACCGTGTTTGCAGCCATTACCCCACAAGGCCCACAAGGCAACGAGGTCGGACGAGGACAGGGCAATAATTGCTGCAAATGTGGTCGACCCGTTTCTGACGGCTGTCGGTCTAAAGAAGGAGCTGAGCCTGCAAGCGTCGAGTACACCATCCGACGAAGATTAGCGTGCCTCGGGGATCTCCGTTCCGGAGTCGCGGTTCAGAAGCCCGCGCTGAAGCCGGAACACCGAGAGGCAAGACTGGACTTTGCCTTACGCTACACGGAGTGTGACCCCGCGCAGAGCCACGTGCTGTTTACTGATGAGGCAGCGAGTCCCAGACGCAAGTGCAAAGTGGTCCCAGAGGATGTGGGTTTGGTGTCCTCTTAACTGCAAGTAATACCTTGAGAGTCCGCGCCTGCTTCGAGACggccctattatttttttttccttttcagatATACCCCAATACGTTAAGAGCGTGGTCTCCAGTGGACGACACTCCGTGAGCGTGTGGGACGCCCTTTCGCGCCTGGGCTTGGGGCCCCTCGTCCGCCTAGACAGCCGCTTCAACGGAGCAGCATACGTTAGAGTCATTGAAGATCATATGCTCTCATACGTCCTTGACGGTCGTTTCCCTGGCGGTTGCTTTATTCTGGAGCAAGACAGAAGCTCGGTTCACATGTCGTCCACTGTCCAGCGCAGACTAGACGATCTTGGTACCATGCAGCTTGAGTGGCCCGCGTGCAGCCCGGATCTGACGTGTCTGAAAATTTATGGGGCATTATGAAATTCCGAATGGTCCAAGGACGCCTTATGGGAGCCGATAAACATGGAATGGACGTCCCTCAAGGAAGACGTAGTACACCTCGTGGGCCGGCTCTATCAATCGCTGCCAGACCGCATGTCCGCTGTGATCTCCGCGAACGGGGGCTTCACGCGATACTAAACAAAATATTAATAAAGCGCCATTGGGCTCTTTCTTCCCCATCTTATTTCTACGTCAATGTCGTACGCTTTTATTTGCCAGCGCCCGTCATCCCCagacaaaataaaaggaagacaagaacgaaaaagagaaaagaaactgcaGAAGCCAACTGCTGTCGCTCTGTGTCATTCCTGTAATCTTCCAGCTGCGAACTGCGATAGGAATTTGCCTGGTGAaacaggcgcccacagctccccatagagcccatagtttgagataattcaggcaacactggacatacgaccaatgaaaatgcgtcgtgatgcctagcagccaaccaatcagcaacctctccgtttggctcggctttcggccggccctggctgccattgacttctactggttttcatacctggcgcccgttatttcAAAAtcactaagacatttttgataggttaaatacatatttattgatgcaacgtataaactcaaatgtttgactcatatattcaccgtgcgtacaggacgtttcgttccttgaatagacagcaaccaaaccaagttcgaacttgcaaagcacacacacggTCTACTTCTGggggcgagcgaagtccacgagtgcgtgcgtttcacagatgagcatcttcttttcattctggcgatgcaccgtaggtcaaacagtcacgggaaatacttttgtcgttacgaacactctcttcttagtcactgtatttgaaaatgcgacagcgctcgaaagtgttcctcaggcgtcagctcaccaagcattccagttccgacccggcaagaatgtccgtaggttgacactttatcggagatcagtacatggccagagtcactataactcacgaacaaacccgcgcatacacttcctctttggtcgttgtggtcaaccgacaacggcgagccgcgaagacgcagcgaccttacttggagctgcccgcttggccgactgcccagactgcccgcgaaaagtgagctgtcagatatttcgaaactttatcaaccaatcccggagcgcgcatcctcctttggccaatgggcatccgtcatgatgcctgacgatgtaataccacgtgactgtgacgtgattttatttttctactgccgcaaatgcggggagctgtggaggcctggtgAAACGCTCCACGGGCATGGCCTTGTGGGGTAATTGCTGCAAATGCCACGGTGGGTCGCTGCCTGTGTTATGCCCTGCGCCCCCTCAAAATGAATGAACCTGTCCGCTCCCGCCAACTTCCggccgccgctagggtggcgcAGCGCGGAGAaaaacgccgctcgcgtgttccgtggaCTTTTGGCGCAAGCTGTACATATGATAACCGTATTTGATGAGGCAATCGTGGGTAAAGCACTGCGCGGTCCTATACGTTTGTCAGCCGGTCATTGTCCGAAGCGATGAGGGTTTATCTGACCCTTGATTAAACCGTCGAAAACTCTTTATCCGCACACTTGGTGCGCATCCCTACTTATCCCGGCAACTTACCGGCTTAATAAAACGCGAAAGATCACAAACGCATCATAAACCCTGAGCAGGTTCGATAATTTTTGCACTGCGCACTCCGACCTGCGCTCTAACCTGAGAGTCACTGAGAGAAACGGTTTCTGAAAATTGTGTAAAAGTAGAAAATATAATATCCAACGATTTGTCCAAACAATAATATCCAACCGAAACCGTGCTGTTTCGGCCATACTGTGAGGTCCTGTAGTGGCCCCTCCCTTACCTTCGATGCACAATCCTAGCATACTTGTGCCTGGACGCGGTCCTTATGCGATAGTCGATTTCGAATTCGGGGAAACAAGTATAGGTTGGATTGCAGGGAATAGCCATTGTACTTCGGCTGACCAAATCTACCCGTACTTTACTTCCGGACTCCGGATGAGGAGGCTATCAGCTTTTCGGCGGGGTACaagttgtacaagttgcttatagaTTGTGCACGCACAGCGAGCGAACGACGAACGCATTGCCAATGCTACTGGAAGTATTCCTGGAATCGCAAGGATCCGTCAGGGCTGAGCATGTATACGGCGAtatgcacagaccgaccactgttgcaTCGCTTATGATCATTGTTGTATCACGACATAAAGCAACAAATTatcaattgcaagagagagaacCTCATGCAGCAAGCAACGACCTTGCACTGAGCAAGAGCTCTTGATGCCCTGATAAGCCACCCATCCGCACCATCAGCACTATTCCGTTTCTTGGCCGTCGCGGTGCGAACCTCTGCATTTCACGGAATGGACATGTGATACGAAACAGAAGAGCACTTGGATCCCCACAAAAATTcttccgcaaggcgcgcagcgagcttcagcgcatccacacagtaaatttttttacgcccttccccgtgtgaaaagggtgtactATGGGGACAAACCCGAATTACACTTATACTACACTCCACTAAGCACCCATGTTGGTGTAAAAGGGCTGTAACGTACCAATACACGCCGATCTCACTTATGTTACACACCATGCTAAATTTTGAAATATTCATATCAGTGCAAAAGGGGTGTATGCCGCACAATGTTCAAAGTTCgtgtagttttctttttaattgGTGTTCGTAGTATaacgggtgtttcagttaaatccccgggctaaataattcgcgaaccggtgcatcaatcgaataactttcctttttacaagtatctgtccaataccgcctacaagatgcgcaccgcgtgtaTGAGCgagaggcgctcattatttaaataaaaattcaaatgagtttcgtgaaaaacgctaacttctaaagcagggcgccgtcggcattaaaatgggtactaccccttttgggaacttcagtggacaccttttagagaaaaatctgccaccgaagtgggtcatttgttgcagtaattaattggtttcggtttacgtatatttgtcgcggctggtcgcggcgaagcgcaaaaggacgtaattcattggtggataagggagtggaagagcgtccttttgcgcttcaccgcgaccagccgcgacaaaaatatgtaaacgaAACCAATTTATTACTGCAACAagtgacccgcttcggttgcagatttttctctaaaaggtgtccactgaagttcccaaaaggggtagtactcattttaatgccgacggcgctttgctttagaagttagcttttttcaccaaactcatttgaatttttatttaaataatgagcgcctcccgctcattcacgcggtgcgcatcttgtcgGCGGTactggacagatacttgtaaaaaagaaagttattcgattggtgcaccggttctcgaattatttagcccggggatttaactgagacacccggtatatatgtAGATATCttagtacagatggacgcgaaaaagatatagactacaagtaatgaagagacctgggaagccgtataaggataaaacaattgctacttttattacataaAAAAATTAAGTGGGAAttactagaaatagatttacagtcgtgttgccaactgtaggacaaCTGTAGTTACAGTTAGGATTCGACGTTTCGGcggtcagcgctgccttcaacagaactaaacttgAAAATAGCTTAACTGGTGCGGGTGACCACGAAGTTAAaatacatatatgtatgtaaGTAAAGGGCTAACTATTGTGGGTGTTTGTGAAATATTTAatatacgaaaagaaaaagtagaaagAACCAGAGATCACGAACAGCTAGGAAAAAACAAGGGAAGTTTATTACAGATGATGGGGgaagtcgacgtttcgacagcagcagcTTTCAACAGGGCTTGCAAATGGCGAAGGCAGGCTGCTGTTGCAGTGGCGACTTGCCTCCTTAATCTTTAATAAACCCccttgcattttctgtttgtaATCTCGGATCCATTCTACCTTTTCCttcgcatatatatatatatatataagtctTTTATATACAAAaagtatgtttcttttttcaggACCTGCCTTTTTTGGGGTCAATATTGCACAATAAACACCgttcttttgggtgtaatatgtgacgcccctgttacacccatcattggggtgtagcatttacacccataagggtgtgagttatctaACACTCATTTTACACTCATATGGGTGTAAATAAATTTACTGTGCATGTAAACAATGGCACGTGGCCGGGTGCCACGGTCGGgaccaagcgctcccatgcattggataggccggtaagcgcaccagtcattctagctcacgATAACTCGGCCAGAAGATGTGGCTGAgaggcttgtcccatcctacagttggcaatacaaaactgtcgcttgtcccatcccgcagttggcaatacaaaacggCCGTCttggcagcatcgcttgcgggtGTTCTTTCCGGGAGGATTTTTCCTAAAGATAACGCGGTCGTATGTATCAGCCTCGCCCGATTTCAAAATGAAGTGCCTtgccttacactcttaaaaatgaacttcaacgcatagcacgctcctagccaaccatcatctcgaatgatatcgttatctgccctgatttgtcgaaaacggaaggcgtacgccttttctgtgacacttatgctgttcataattgtcacagaaaaggcgtacgcctcctgttttcaacaaatcggggcagataacgatatcattcgagatgatggtaggctaggagcgtgctatccggtgaagttcatttctaagagtgtaggtctgcgcgcgacctttcagggtctCCAAGAGCAGCAGCATCCTGCTCGGGGTCTAATAACTTTTCTGTTAGGAcccgacattcgtttttttctttcctgaGCTGACACACACACGCTGGCGTTCAGAGTGCGTAGCTACCCACCTGGAGGCttacgttgtggcaatgcgcagcctgcgagcttctttcccgGATGATGATATAACATCATGGCCTCTGCGGCGCCTTTAtatggcacttcttgcgcttgaTCGGCCACTCCCGAACTCGACGCGTATTCAGCGCCGCATAGCATGGCGTACGACCACTCCTGGCTGGCTGGACGCCCGccgggccagtcttcagtggcgcttagcgcatgacgtcttgccACTGCGTGAGCGTTTTTTCCGTTTTGGTataacgtcacccggctgtcccttttgcgagtacagggagtcagcagaacatgcttttAGTTTATGTTCgttgccgggtgccctgtggcatcgtgtagcaggccttTATAGCGtgacggatgttgagtggagcaccgttcgtggtctgtacccccaCCCTAtctcgcagcgggataggcggcattttgtgctcgTGGTAGTCGAAATCAATTACCAAACACGGATTTCACActgtcgacgagtgcacgcacagcagagccgcagtgtgcaggaggtgatccagctagttaacgccggtattcgcagagttctttgcagggagcgaGCGGTGCTTGGAGCAGCCGAGTTTCACTgccgctggatgacctctgacattcTCTTCCGagtggacaatggcaagttctatgttaacctatgaggtgtccacatcctcgtgttgttctcccacttgcggctttccagtgtcatggactgttgcatggcgaaacggacacgtatagcaatctctaaacagccttagtcgctgggcgagagttgatgttcagaatgttgttcgagtctgtttGAGATGCTACAGGAGGCCGGCCCCTgcggccggccttccatttgatgccaatgcactctctctctctccaattgataacgcggtccgcccctgggtgggccgtgtctttgaatggtacggccgataacaaggtcgtcggtgACAGTGTGTCAGGGTGTCCGGTCAGAAAGTAtaattaaatttctaaaaataggtttaacttcagaaaattataaaactacttggaatccacacacacatacttttgccacagattcaggccgtttgcattcgcgtcacacattaattaagctaattttgctaattgaactcgaaaattagccaacGAAAGTTAATGTTTTTCCTGATGAATTTGGAAGCCAATgaccatagcacactattccaaccgaaatcacaggttttttcagaagatttgtacaaaaatttgacagccgcaaaaccgtcCCCGTGCGAGGTGCGCTTGCTGATATTTACGTTGGCGGAACTTTTCGGTTCcatccaaataccctccctccTATGCGAACAGGAACATAATCACGCCTTCCGCCCTTATCAACGTACATACCGTCAGTCCCAGCCACTGATAACGTCGGTCAGGTGTGGCTGTTTCCACTTCGTCTCGATAACGGCAGAACCAGCATTTACGCAAACACAAATTTCATGGTACACGCCTTGCCAAGTGACTGTTTTGCGGCTATCAAATTTTTGTGcaaatcttctgaaaaaacctgtgattccggttggaatagtgtgctatggccattggcttccgaattcacaaagaaaaacgttacctctgcttggctaattttcgagttcaattagcaaaattagcttaattaatgtgtgacgcgaatgcaaacggccagaatctgtggcaaaagtctctctgtgtgtgtgttccaagtagtttcataattttctgaagttaagcccatttttagaaatttaatgacacttccTCACCGGACACCCTGATTGGTATTATGTTGCCaacgttatacagggtgtttcaaaaaacgtgtcattcggacttcataaaaaaacggggcgacggaaaaatacggtgtcaacggcatttgtgtggcaactgaatttaccaccttgcaaaaatattttaatttgagtttgattaaaataaattgaatttctttaattgaactctaaaatttcccaagtcaacctaacgtttttttcacagaattagagagcccgtagcgaacttagtcagatccaccaagaaatccactcgatattgcaaatggaactgcccaaaaaaagtccagaagttgaggcttcag
This portion of the Ornithodoros turicata isolate Travis chromosome 3, ASM3712646v1, whole genome shotgun sequence genome encodes:
- the LOC135389604 gene encoding uncharacterized protein LOC135389604, giving the protein MVEEASSLCLGFWLSSAFGYAITPQGPQGNEVGRGQGNNCCKCGRPVSDGCRSKEGAEPASVEYTIRRRLACLGDLRSGVAVQKPALKPEHREARLDFALRYTECDPAQSHVLFTDEAASPRRKCKVVPEDVDIPQYVKSVVSSGRHSVSVWDALSRLGLGPLVRLDSRFNGAAYVRVIEDHMLSYVLDGRFPGGCFILEQDRSSVHMSSTVQRRLDDLGTMQLEWPACSPDLTCLKIYGAL